The Camelina sativa cultivar DH55 chromosome 14, Cs, whole genome shotgun sequence genome includes a window with the following:
- the LOC104739820 gene encoding probable beta-1,3-galactosyltransferase 1 has product MSLKNRGDYYFTPRNVIYRNSVFLLCLASFCLGMFFTNRMWNVPGARGISRLSKLSLSSSNCYRKNVLDYDNNTIGILDKSISNLEMKLVAARAERESLSGNFNISNEAKKRKYFMVIGINTAFSSRKRRDSVRSTWMPQGEKLKKLEEEKGIIVRFVIGHSVLSRGILDKAIEAEEKIHGDFLRLEHIEGYMELSAKTKTFFATAVSLWDSEFYIKVDDDVHVNLALICFFFFFXTLSTQRNKPRVYVGCMKSGPVLARKSVKYHEPEYWKFGEVGNKYFRHATGQFYAISKDLATYILINQDLLHKYANEDVSLGSWFIGLNVEHVDEKKLCCSTSPHDCELKAVMGSVCAASFDWKCSGICRSAERMADVHERCGEPQNALWTLTS; this is encoded by the exons ATGTCTTTGAAGAACAGAGGAGATTACTATTTTACTCCAAGAAATGTAATTTATAGAAACTCTGTATTTCTCTTGTGCCTCGCAAGTTTTTGCCTTGGAATGTTCTTCACTAACAG GATGTGGAATGTACCTGGAGCTAGAGGCATATCAAGACTATCCAAACTAAGCTTAAGTTCCAGTAATTGTTATAGAAAGAAT GTTTTGGACTATGATAACAACACTATCGG GATCTTAGATAAATCCATATCAAATTTAGAGATGAAGTTAGTAGCTGCTAGAGCCGAACGCGAGTCACTGTCCGGGAATTTCAACATTTCCAATGAAGCCAAGAAAAGAAAGTACTTCATGGTTATCGGTATTAACACGGCCTTTAGTAGTCGTAAGAGACGTGACTCGGTCCGGTCAACATGGATGCCACAAG GAGAGAAGCTTAAGaaacttgaagaagagaaaggcaTCATTGTTCGCTTTGTTATAGGACACAG TGTGTTGTCTCGTGGAATTCTTGATAAAGCTATTGAAGCAGAAGAGAAAATACATGGAGATTTCTTGAGACTG GAACATATTGAGGGTTACATGGAGTTATCCGCCAAGACAAAGACGTTTTTCGCTACCGCTGTTTCCTTGTGGGATTCTGAATTCTACATTAAAGTTGATGATGACGTTCATGTAAATCTTg ccttgatctgttttttttttttttttttNACTTTATCCACACAGAGAAACAAGCCTCGGGTTTATGTTGGTTGCATGAAGTCCGGCCCCGTCCTAGCCAGAaa GAGTGTGAAGTACCATGAACCGGAGTATTGGAAGTTTGGAGAGGTAGGGAACAAGTATTTCCGCCATGCCACGGGACAGTTTTACGCCATATCTAAAGATCTAGCTACTTACATATTGATAAAcca GGATTTACTGCACAAGTATGCGAATGAGGATGTTTCGTTGGGATCTTGGTTCATCGGACTGAATGTAGAACATGTTGATGAGAAAAAACTCTGTTGCAGTACTTCTCCTCATG ATTGTGAACTAAAAGCAGTGATGGGCAGTGTTTGTGCTGCGTCGTTTGACTGGAAATGCAGCGGAATCTGTCGGTCGGCCGAGAGGATGGCAGACGTTCACGAACGTTGTGGGGAACCTCAAAATGCGTTATGGACGTTAACTtcctga